The uncultured Eubacteriales bacterium region TCAGTCCTTTGCCAAAAAATTCGGCTTTACGGCTGTGGACGAGACGGCGAGCGGTTACGAGCTGCTGGCGCTCTCCTTCGACGGCACCGTGCCGCGCTTTGCGCCCGGCGCGAAGCGGGAGACCATCGACGCGCAGGAGCTGACGGTCTATTACGACCTGCAATGCCCGTATATCCCCCAGTGTGTAGAGATGGTGCGGCAGACCTGCGCGGAGCGGGGCGTGCCAGTTTCGCTCATCGAGGTGGACACCCTGCAAAAGGCGAAGAATCTGCCCTGCGTGTTCAACAACTGGGCGGTCTTTTACAAGGGCAGATTTGAGACGGTCAACCTGCTCGACGCCGCGTATCTGGAGCGGATTCTGAAACGGTGAAACCCGAAAACTGTTATAAAGCAAGAGCTTCAGGCGTTTATTGATTCCGACGATGGAAATATCAATGGTGAGGAAGATTGGTGTGAACAATTTGTTTCCCACTGGTAAATCTAAGTGGATATTCCCGTTGCATAACTACCCCATAAAATATTGAAAATATGTAGAAAACACTGCCTTGTGCCGTCCAAAATACCTCCCAAAACCGCACCACATCTTTTAATATACAGAATCCATCCCATACAAAATCCCAAAAGCCGAAAGTACTCAGCGAAACAGAAAGTGCCAAAGAGTTCAAATACTCGGTTAGGGATGGAGCGAAGAGTGTCAAACGGTTGCAAACACTGCTGGCTGAAGGCTCAGACCGACATTTGGGATAAAGAGAACGAAGTTCGAATCCTGTCACCTTGGCCAAGATAAGAAGATAGCCCGTCCATTTGGCGGACTGTCTTCTTATGCGTTAAACTCTATTTAAATGCAGTATATAACCAGCCAACCAGTTTCTGTTTCCGCCTCAGAAGACAGCCCCCAAATCCTGTTAAATGAAGAGACGGAAAATAGCTGCCATACAGTGCAGATCGCCTATGAGATATAGCTGGTTATATCTACCGCTTGAAATTGGTTGCAAAAGAGTTACAATGTGGTTACAAAGGTTACAAATTTTGAATGGAGGTCTCAAAAAATGAAACGAAGAATTGTTGTTGTTATCTGTACGCTTGCCTTAACCCTCGGCTTGGCTGTACCGGTATCCGCGGCGACGACGCCAGTTAGTTGTGTAGAAAGGACTGAAACGAATTCCCGCTATTTACGTTTTGATTCCGTTTCTCTCATCAATAGCCTAAGGACTGGTAAATCTAACAGCTGTTTTGATTTATGGCAAAGTCTGCTCACCTGGCTGAACAAGGACTGCAACGCGCAGCCTGAGACCCCAAACAAACCGGAAGTCCCAGTTGAACCGGAAACTCCAATCGAGCCGGAAATCCCGGCCGAGCCGGAAACCCCAGTCGAGCCGGAAACCCCAATCGAGCCGGAAACCCCGGTCGAGCCGGAAACCCCGGTCGAGCCGGAAACCCCGGTCGAGCCGGAAACCCCGGTCGAGCCGGAAACCCCGGTCGAAGTCACTCCCCCTGTTGAGACTCCCGACGAATCCACTGAGCAGGGCGATACTTTCAGCGCCTATGCCCAGCAAGTCTTGGTCTTAGTAAATGAACAGCGCGCCGCAAACGGTCTTTCGCCCTTGACCCTCAGCAGCGGTTTATCCACCGTAGCTCAGGCTAAGGCGCAGGACATGAAGGATAACAAATATTTTAGCCACACCAGCCCTACATATGGTTCGCCATTTGATATGATGAAAACCTATGGCATAACTTATAGAGCCGCCGGCGAAAATATCGCAATGGGCTATGCAACGCCCCAAGCCGTTGTAAATGGCTGGATGAATTCCTCCGGGCACCGGGCAAATATTCTCAATGCAAACTATACTCAGATGGGAATAGGCTACGTTGAGAGCGGAAATTACTGGTGCCAAATGTTTATTGGCTAAAAAGCGCGTTTAATTTACGAGTGAAGCTCGCAAACCATGATATTATAAGGTTTCTACAACCCCTATAATTTCTCTCCGACTAAAAAGACATAGCTTTCCGCTAAAGGAAAGCTATGTCTTTTTTACTGTAGAAAAACATAATATTATGAGTGTAAGCCTGTGGTCTGTATCACCATCAGTACAGCCGTCCTATAGTTCGCCGTATTGAGTCTTACCCTTCAAAATCAGGAATCTTACGTTTCCGCCGTGTGGGTCCTGACGAACGCGCCGCGTTGCATTTGGTCACAAGCTGCCCGGAAAATTGGGCAGCTTTCGAGGCCTTGCGCGGCCGGCGGGCCTCACTCCACGCCTGATCGGCAAGGCGGACTGTCCTAGTATTCTTGCCACAGATTTTGCAGTCTCGCATGGACGCTACCACACCGTCTACCCGGTTTTCGGGTATGCTAACCACCGAATAGTCAGGATAAATCTCAATTTTCCCGACCTCTTTGCCCGAAATACCTGAGCGCTCGGTAATTGCTCCTACCAAGTGTTTGGGTTCTACTCGGTTGGCCGAGCCGATATCTACTACCACGTCGGTAAATGAGACGAGAGAAGTCTTGACCGGACGCTGATCCGCCTCCCTGCGCACCTCACGGTTAAGGGGGACGATGATTTCCTCAGGCAACTCCTTGTCGGGGTAGTGGATACTCAACAGTGCGGCGGCAATGCGTTCGGGCGTATAACCGCGCTCAGTAAGCTGTGCAACCATGCGTTCATAGCCCGCTCCAGCTCCGCGTTCTATTGCTTCGACCACGGCCTCAACATTCCTCTCGTGCTCCCGCGCTTCGATCTCCTTCTGCGTAGGCAAGCTGTCTTGCCGTATCTCTGCCTTGACCGCTCGGGACAGCTCCCGCAAGGCGTTCATCTGCCGCTTGCCAGAGAAGAGTGTGATGGAGCTGCCTGATTTCCCCGCGCGCCCGGTACGGCCAATGCGGTGGATATAGTATTCCGTATTCATAGGAATATCATAATTAATGACGTAGTCCAAATCGCTGACGTCAATGCCACGGGCCGCCACGTCGGTGGCGATGAGAATCGCCACGCGCCCACGCTTGAATTCGCTCATCACACGGGTACGCTGTACCTGTTTTAAGTCACCGTGGATACTCTCAGCGCTGAAGCCGTGGTTGTTCAAGTACTCCCCCAGCTCATCGACCATGCGTTTCGTATTGCAAAAAACCAAGGCCCGGTTGGGTTTATGAAACCGCAGCAGCAGATTGAGCGCCTCCATCTTTTTGCTGACAGGTGCCTCTACGCAGCTCTGATCAATTTGCTCCAATGTCACCTGGCTCTTGTTGATTTCTATGGTCTGGGGATCTCGCTGAAAGGTCTTAGCGAGGCTCAGAATAGCGGGGGGCATTGTGGCGGAAAAGAGAACAGTCTGACGCTCTTCTGGCGTATCACGCAAAATCGTCTCAATGTCCTCCTTAAAGCCCATGTTGAGCATCTCGTCGGCCTCATCCAGAACGATTATCTTTAAATGCTGCAGCTTGATGGTACCGCGGCGCATATGGTCCATCACTCGGCCCGGAGTACCCACAACGATGTTGGCCCGTCTGAGCTGGATAAACTGCCGCTCCATATTTGCGCCGCCATATACCTCCACCAGCCGAATGCCGGGCAGAAAACGGGCGAGCTTGCGGATCTCCTCCCCCGCCTGCTGGGCTAATTCCCGTGTGGGACAGAGAATCAGCACTTGAACCGTGGGTTTCTCAGCACTGGTATCAATGACCTCCAGCGCAGGAATGGCAAAGGCCGCTGTCTTGCCCGTCCCGGTCTGGGACCTAGCTATCACATCAGCTCCGCTGCATATGAGCGGGATCACCTGCTCCTGAATTGGGGTGGCGCGGTCGAACCCCATCTCCTTTACAGCCTTCTCGATTCGGGGATCAAGCTCCATTTGGGAAAATTGCACGTCTGACATAGGTCTCCTCGTTTCCAATTAAAATTACAAAAGAAAAAACGAGGATCAGCTCCTCGTTTTACACTAAACCGATATACAGCTACATTATTTTTTTAATTTTAGCACAGCAATATTCTTTTGTCAAATATCTGCTGATGCGCGAATTAGTTTATTCGGACCATCTCAGCACTGCTTTTTAAGAAATGACTAGATTTTGATGGAAATATCGCTTGCCGACTGCCTTAAATCATTAATATCTCTAGTCTCTCCTAAATTTATAATTTCACTCTGGCCAAACAAAATCCAGTAACCACAATCGTTGCCGGATTTTTATTAGGCTTGGCATAAGTTCTCTTATCTCCAATGTTATCGTTGAATCGGGCATTTCAGCTCCCAGCACTTCACACTCTTGTATCTCTATAAGAATCTGCTGCGGACTGCGTCCTAAAAAATATGCCATCTACATTTTCAATGTTCTTGGTCGTCAGCTTTATCTTAAGCCTTTGAGCGGTTTTTTTCGTTGGGAATATCGGAATATTCAAGAATCTACTACAAAGCGGATTCCTTTCCGTGCTGTCCAAAGATACGGTAGATGGTTACTTGTAGCCACATAGAAGCATAGTATGGCATGAAAACATGCTATGTTTTCATAAATAAATATTGGGGGTATTTATACCGTGGAATTTATGGAAGCTATAAATTGCTGTCAGCAATGTAAGTGTTGTCAGTGTGACCCATGCCAACAAAGGCACGTTCACGAGGTTTTGGGCAGTGTAATGATTGCGGAGCGCGAGGAGGATCCACACAACCACCGATTTGCAACGGTAAGCTGTGAAGCAATCCCTTTATGGAATGGCGACCATGTGCATGAAATTCGATTCCGCACCGATTTCTACGAAAATCATTTTCATGAATTCGCAGGCAAAACCGGAGGCGCGATTGATGTAGGCGGAGGACGGCACGTCCACTTTATCGAATCGCAAACAAATTGCGAAGATGATCATTTCCATCTTTTTAGAGTAGCAACCTTAATTGAAGATCCAATCGGAGATTAAGTGAACTAAAATGGATAGCTGTCGCTAATCAAGCTATTCAGGCCCTGTAGCGACCGCTATAGGGCTATACTTACGAAATATGCTGGACGCCAGGTTTTTCTATCCCCTTATTGCGGGATGAGTGAAAAAAGAAAATTATAAAGAGAACCGCCCCTGAAGACGGCTTCCTTGGTGGCGGTTCTTTATTATGCTTATTACCATAGTCTTCTATGCCTCCATAACAAGTGCAAAACAATTATTTAAGTTTAGCATTCTTACGAGTAACGAATATATTAATCGCAATTGAGACGATAATCACCGCACAATCGTATATCAACAATATCTTGCTGATAGGAAAAGTGGCAAATATCCTCCATTCGTATAGAGCGCCAATGGCGTTCCCCCAAGCATGAAACATAACACATGCAATTGTGCTCTTCGATACTTTATAAATAGCGGCTAATGCAAAGGCATTAACGGTCAACTGAAGTGAATATGGTATAAGATCGTAGCTCGATTGATTGGAAAAGCTAATAAACCATAGCGGGACATGCCAAGCAAACCAAACGACAGATACGATTAGCACGGCTGGAATATATGATATCCTCTTTTCCAACGCTGGCTGTAAAAAACCGCGCCAACCAATCTCCTCATAACCACCGCCCAATATCATAAGCGGCACTGCCGGAATGATGATATACCAAGGGTAGTCTGTGCGTTCACCTGCCAATATTGCCGCAATTAGCAAGGCAATAGAAAAAGCCGCCGTGACTATTACTGCTTTTTTTATGTTTGTGGTGTGGAAAATACGTCTTATAAATTCAGATATCCCACACACGTCACCGTGTCTTTTAAGTACTATATATGTGGCATAAAGTGGCGAAGCACCCCCTATGATAGTACTTATAACGGTATTGATATTGCTCCCCAAAGAGCCGGACAATATACCAGTCTGCTCACCAATTATACTTATCGCATAGCTGATACTATTGATTAATAACGTCCATCCAAGATACTCCCAGACAGGGGCTTGCTTATCTTGATTCCACATATTAACTCCTTCAGATTATGTAAATATTTAGCAGTACTAGACTTGTAATTATACCACATCTCCATGCCCGTGCATAGGGCAACAAATTATCTGTGGCAGCCGGGATGATACGCGCCGGCCTGCTCTTTTTCGGTTTACTCTCCCACCTGCGCAGGCTGTGTTCCCGGGGGAAATGGTAAGCGTATCATGCATAGAAACCCCCGCCACTCGGAGAGGCCCGAGTGGCGGGGGTTAGCAGAATATTTTAGTTTATCAGTGGCAGGCCTATAACGTCAAAAAAATCCACCACCCCGCACAGGCCAATATCGCGCCGATAATACCTGCAATGGTATCGATCATAGTATCCACAAGACCGGGCGGCTGGATAGCCTTCTTGGGCTGATGATTAACGACGCGGCTGTGCTTTTGCCAATGCTGATGGTCAGTGTGAAAAACACTGTCGCTAAGGAACTCTAAGACCTCCCAAACCTCGTGCAAGGCCAAGGATAAGGCGAAACTAAACACCAGTCTGCCAGCAAGGCCGACAGCTAATTCCTTTTCGGTCAACGACATTCCGAACCCGAAAAATAGTATTCCGGAAAGGAAGTGGATGCTTCTGTCCCACCATGGATATAAATCATAATATTTGTAGCCTGCCCCGAGATAAACAGCCATAAATATAACAGTCGGAAATAAGAATCCCGTCAATGCGTTAATTTGAATATGAACCAGGCTAAGAAGCCAAGGCACAAAAGTAAGCGCTATCACAACTGCTGCTGGGACAAGCTTTTTATAGTCACGCCTAAACAATTGGATAATCATTGCAACTACCAGTATTGCCTTAATCAGGTTAACATAAAAGAATAGAAAATTCATGCCGCTCACCTCTATGCCATCTGTTACTTTACTATTAGCATATCCATTTTTACATGGTTCTTGTATCACCCGGTTCAATAAGTAAGAATAAGCATAAACGACCAGGACTACAACGCCAGTACTTACACAGCCATACTTGCACCGCATCTTTCTACTGTGTGCACAATATCTGCACAACAGAGAGCTTAGTGCTCTGCTTGTTTAAAATTATTGGAAATTTGTATGTATTTACAGTATGCGCAGATAGAATAAGTGCACATCCTGCATCTCAAATTATATTTGAGGTGATTTCTTTTGCGTAGATTCATTATATTTCTATTTTTATTTGTATGTCTATTTTCGTCGGTGGAAGCAGCATCAATCCCACCTGAAATAACCGCACAACCCGGACAGGTTAATCCGTACAAGACCCGTTCCGAACTTTTGATGGATGCAACAGGCTATACTGGTGTTTTCACTCCGGAACAAGCTTCTGAGGTGTGGGCAAAGGGGCTGGAACAACGTAGCGCCGCCATGCAGTATACCGTAATGACCAATAAGCTGAAAATGGAGTATGCTGAGCAGCTTGATCGTTTGGGATCTAATTGGGTAACAGGTATGTCGAGTCCCTCTGTGCAGGGGTATACCTTAACGGAGATCAATAAAACAGATGACACACACGCGGAGATCAACCTGAGTATAGAGGTGGCGGCCACATGGAGCCCATCTGAATTTTACAATGCGAAACTGTG contains the following coding sequences:
- a CDS encoding conserved exported hypothetical protein (Evidence 4 : Homologs of previously reported genes of unknown function), which gives rise to MKRRIVVVICTLALTLGLAVPVSAATTPVSCVERTETNSRYLRFDSVSLINSLRTGKSNSCFDLWQSLLTWLNKDCNAQPETPNKPEVPVEPETPIEPEIPAEPETPVEPETPIEPETPVEPETPVEPETPVEPETPVEPETPVEVTPPVETPDESTEQGDTFSAYAQQVLVLVNEQRAANGLSPLTLSSGLSTVAQAKAQDMKDNKYFSHTSPTYGSPFDMMKTYGITYRAAGENIAMGYATPQAVVNGWMNSSGHRANILNANYTQMGIGYVESGNYWCQMFIG
- a CDS encoding hypothetical protein (Evidence 5 : No homology to any previously reported sequences) translates to MLGIGAESIALLSGFVGSLNRGSDFDRGFRLDRGFRLDRGFRLDRGFRLDRGFRLDWGFRLDWGFRLGRDFRLDWSFRFNWDFRFVWGLRLRVAVLVQPGEQTLP
- a CDS encoding conserved hypothetical protein (Evidence 4 : Homologs of previously reported genes of unknown function); its protein translation is MSDVQFSQMELDPRIEKAVKEMGFDRATPIQEQVIPLICSGADVIARSQTGTGKTAAFAIPALEVIDTSAEKPTVQVLILCPTRELAQQAGEEIRKLARFLPGIRLVEVYGGANMERQFIQLRRANIVVGTPGRVMDHMRRGTIKLQHLKIIVLDEADEMLNMGFKEDIETILRDTPEERQTVLFSATMPPAILSLAKTFQRDPQTIEINKSQVTLEQIDQSCVEAPVSKKMEALNLLLRFHKPNRALVFCNTKRMVDELGEYLNNHGFSAESIHGDLKQVQRTRVMSEFKRGRVAILIATDVAARGIDVSDLDYVINYDIPMNTEYYIHRIGRTGRAGKSGSSITLFSGKRQMNALRELSRAVKAEIRQDSLPTQKEIEAREHERNVEAVVEAIERGAGAGYERMVAQLTERGYTPERIAAALLSIHYPDKELPEEIIVPLNREVRREADQRPVKTSLVSFTDVVVDIGSANRVEPKHLVGAITERSGISGKEVGKIEIYPDYSVVSIPENRVDGVVASMRDCKICGKNTRTVRLADQAWSEARRPRKASKAAQFSGQLVTKCNAARSSGPTRRKRKIPDFEG
- a CDS encoding hypothetical protein (Evidence 5 : No homology to any previously reported sequences); this translates as MFGQSEIINLGETRDINDLRQSASDISIKI
- a CDS encoding hypothetical protein (Evidence 5 : No homology to any previously reported sequences); this translates as MAYFLGRSPQQILIEIQECEVLGAEMPDSTITLEIRELMPSLIKIRQRLWLLDFVWPE
- a CDS encoding hypothetical protein (Evidence 5 : No homology to any previously reported sequences), encoding MEMIIFAICLRFDKVDVPSSAYINRASGFACEFMKMIFVEIGAESNFMHMVAIP
- a CDS encoding putative CAAX amino terminal protease (Evidence 3 : Function proposed based on presence of conserved amino acid motif, structural feature or limited homology) yields the protein MWNQDKQAPVWEYLGWTLLINSISYAISIIGEQTGILSGSLGSNINTVISTIIGGASPLYATYIVLKRHGDVCGISEFIRRIFHTTNIKKAVIVTAAFSIALLIAAILAGERTDYPWYIIIPAVPLMILGGGYEEIGWRGFLQPALEKRISYIPAVLIVSVVWFAWHVPLWFISFSNQSSYDLIPYSLQLTVNAFALAAIYKVSKSTIACVMFHAWGNAIGALYEWRIFATFPISKILLIYDCAVIIVSIAINIFVTRKNAKLK
- a CDS encoding conserved membrane hypothetical protein (Evidence 4 : Homologs of previously reported genes of unknown function), whose protein sequence is MNFLFFYVNLIKAILVVAMIIQLFRRDYKKLVPAAVVIALTFVPWLLSLVHIQINALTGFLFPTVIFMAVYLGAGYKYYDLYPWWDRSIHFLSGILFFGFGMSLTEKELAVGLAGRLVFSFALSLALHEVWEVLEFLSDSVFHTDHQHWQKHSRVVNHQPKKAIQPPGLVDTMIDTIAGIIGAILACAGWWIFLTL
- a CDS encoding hypothetical protein (Evidence 5 : No homology to any previously reported sequences), which gives rise to MINDAAVLLPMLMVSVKNTVAKEL
- a CDS encoding exported hypothetical protein (Evidence 5 : No homology to any previously reported sequences), translated to MRRFIIFLFLFVCLFSSVEAASIPPEITAQPGQVNPYKTRSELLMDATGYTGVFTPEQASEVWAKGLEQRSAAMQYTVMTNKLKMEYAEQLDRLGSNWVTGMSSPSVQGYTLTEINKTDDTHAEINLSIEVAATWSPSEFYNAKLWLTREGEFWRVDRILTDDGLYPYTLYQP